In a genomic window of Chrysemys picta bellii isolate R12L10 chromosome 1, ASM1138683v2, whole genome shotgun sequence:
- the LOC101949290 gene encoding olfactory receptor 52R1-like — MQETPFSLRVVNLLPYSMSHSNTTEFTNPSTFILLGIPGLETAHVWTSIPFFTMYAIAILGNFTILFIVKMEPSLHEPMYSFLCMLGVCDLVVSTSIVPKMLSIFWFNSREIDFNACLTQMYFIHCFSVMGSGILVAMALDRYVAICDPLRYSTILTKPVVVKIGLAVVLRGCIIVLPHPFLARRWPYCRTNIIPHSYCEHIAVVKLACTDTRISSYYGLFVAFLVMGLDVFSITVSYVQILKAIFSLPTKDARHKTFRTCGSHLCVILVSYIPPLFSFLTHRFGHNVPQHFHILIANVYILVPPMLNPIIYGVSTKQIRDRLLRLFTHKGTYSFLLLIWLSERALCRDHRGHGSGPSS; from the coding sequence atgcaggagacaccgttCAGCCTCAGAGTTGTAaaccttctcccctactccatgtcacATTCCAACACAACTGagttcaccaacccctccaccttcatcctgttGGGCATTCCTGGGCTGGAGACAGCCCATGTGTGGACCTCCATCCCCTTCTTCACCATGTACgccatagccatcttggggaacttcaccatcctattCATTGTGAAGATGGAGCcgagcctccatgagcccatgtactctttcctctgcatgctgggcGTCTGTGACCTGGTTGTATCTACTTCCATTgtgcccaaaatgctgagcatcttctggttcaattccagggagatcgatttcaatgcctgcctcacccagatgtacttcattcactgcttctCAGTGATGGGGTCTGGGATCCTCGTGGCCATGGCTttggatcgctacgtggccatctgtgatcccctGAGATATTCCACCATCCTGACGAAGCCAGTGGTGGTCAAGATCGGCCTGGCCGTGGTGCTGCGTGGTTGCATAATTGTATTGCCCCATCCCTTCCTGGCAAGGAGATGGCCATATTgtagaaccaacatcatcccccactcATACTGTGAGCACATAGCCGTCGTGAAGCTGGCCTGCACCGACACCcgcatcagtagttactatggACTCTTTGTGGCATTCTTGGTGATGGGTCTGGATGTGTTTTCTATCACTGTGTCCTATGTCCAGATCCTCAaggccatcttcagcctccccacaaaggatgcccgGCACAAGACTTTTCGGACTTGcggctcccacctctgtgtcatTCTAGTATCTTACATCCCacctctcttctcctttctcaCGCACCGATTTGGCCACAATGTGCCCCAACATTTCCACATTCTCATTGCCAATGTGTACATTTTggtgccccccatgctaaaccccatcatctacggggtgagcaccaaacagatccgggacaggctgctccgactctttactcataaagggaCCTATAGTTTTCTCCTGTTAATTTGGCTCTCTGAGCGAGCTCTGTGCAGAGATCACCGGGGACATGGTTCTGGGCCCTCATCCTGA